CTGTTCTGGAAGTTTGTAGATTGACAAATAAAGCCTTTATGGCTATCCAAGCAGAAATTCCAAAATCAGGGTCTAGTTCcatattcttttcttttttatataaCTTTTGCAATGAAACTTTAAGAATATCTCTTACAATTGAGCAGTAAGGTAAATAAGATTTAGAAACTTCTTTTGAAGATGCATCACTACAGGAATCCAATACTCTATTAAAACTTTCTGAGAACTCTTGTACAACTTTTTCAAGAGAGTCCATCTGATCTTGAAAATCTTCGTTCTCAACTGAAGGGATATCTCCTTGctcttcaaataaattaactaTTTCATCCTCCATAATCTTTTCTAAATCATAGTGAAGTTTAAGAAAAATCCTTTGAATTTGTTTAGTGGTAATACTTAGATTCTccattattgtttttttttcttttaaattatccAAGGAGCTGCTTTGATATTCAATTTCCAACTGTTTCTCATTAAAATAATCCTGCAATACTTTTCTATTTTGTTCACAGGCTTCTCTTTGTAAAGAAACAGACTCCATAATATCGTTTAgaaatgttttttttggaaatatttgataaatttttgCTTCGGGGTCTTGATTTATTACCTCAGCCAGTTCATTTATGCTTGTTTTTTGtttcttgtttttttcctcaatatttttcacTTCtgttgatttattttcaaatttatcagatttattaaaactaTTATCGCGTTCAATCGCAATACCAAGATTTGCTGGCCTTATTTTAACTTGAATTGGCTCTGATATTCCACTTCCATCCACTCCAAGTCCTCCTCCTTTGAATCCCATCTTCCTAATAATATCAAACCCCTTGCCATATTTTGCCCTTAAATCTTCTGATCCTTTAGATTCTTTCATTTTGGAAGGAAGACTTTAATTTTCGTTGAAATTCACATAATTGTTTTATTGAGATCTATAGTAAAAAGTATGACAAACGCGATTTATTAAAGCCTATTGCTTTTctaaattgaaaaaaaaaatgaaaaaagtCACCTTCATTACTGAATGCccaaattatcaaaaaatcGTACTATGCCAAGTTCCAATAATATCACTCAAATCTAAGTAGAGAAAATGATTAGCTTGCAACCTGCAATCACAAACTAAAAATGAGAGAATTTAGCAAAATAATATCTCCTGGAAAACTACTAAAAAAATACcataaaacaaaatataaaacACAAACAAAACACAAGGATCCTCACataaaaatcaagaatATATCAGAAATACAAGTACTCAAATTTCAATGATCTCCATTTTGCAAATTTGTTTCTGAAAAAAACACATATGGCGGCACAACATTGGCGCCGTCTCGAAACACTGGTACTTGAAGACAGACGTAGaaatatgaatataaattgGTAATAAAgtcaaaatatataaataaagtatAAGAAGTatgttattaaatatttgatataattaattttaattaagcggactaatattaattggaATAACTTTAATGTAAAACAGACCGCTCCTCTTAATAGCGACGCATATTAAGTTCGTCTAAGAAAACTTTGTAGACTATTAAccatctttttttctttggtTTTTTGAGCAGTTCccaaaatgaaattaaacaTTGCTAATCCAACAACAGGACTTCAGAAATGTATTGAAATTGACGACGAGAAGTTACTCTTACCTTTCTTCGAAAGAAGAATTGGTTCTGAACTTGACTGTAGCTTCTTGGGTGAGGAATTCAAGGgttatattttgaaaattaccGGTGGTAATGACAAACAAGGCTTTCCAATGATGCAGGGTGTTTTAACAAGTAATCGTGTTCGTCTTTTATTCAGAAAAGGTATGAAATGCTATCGCCCACGTCGCACAGGTGAAATGAAGAGAAAGTCAGTCCGTGGATGCATCGTTAGCCATGACTTATCTGTATTAAGTTTGGTAGTTGTTGAGAGAGGAGAGCAGGATATTCCAGGACTTACTGATGGTGAAAAGCCAAGACGCCTTGGACCAAAGAGAGCTTCTAAGATCAGAAAGCTATTCAACCTCAGCCCATCTGATGATGTTCGTAAATTCGTTGTTCGCAGAAAGATTGAAGGTAAGGAAAAGACTAAGGCACCAAAGATCCAACGTTTGGTCACCAAGGAACGTTTACagagaaagaagaaatatagACGTACACTCAAGGAGCGTTCTGAGGCATCTGCTAACGCCAAGAAGGAATACCAGAAGCTTCTTGAGACTTTGA
The Cryptosporidium parvum Iowa II chromosome 2, whole genome shotgun sequence genome window above contains:
- a CDS encoding 40S ribosomal protein S6, coding for AVPKMKLNIANPTTGLQKCIEIDDEKLLLPFFERRIGSELDCSFLGEEFKGYILKITGGNDKQGFPMMQGVLTSNRVRLLFRKGMKCYRPRRTGEMKRKSVRGCIVSHDLSVLSLVVVERGEQDIPGLTDGEKPRRLGPKRASKIRKLFNLSPSDDVRKFVVRRKIEGKEKTKAPKIQRLVTKERLQRKKKYRRTLKERSEASANAKKEYQKLLETLKENKTNTK